In a single window of the Terrirubrum flagellatum genome:
- a CDS encoding aldose 1-epimerase, whose amino-acid sequence MTVLAAQAARHSASPEPLQKDGLPLLAAGNLRAVVAADSGGRIAEFWRESRDGRRDVIVPMPPGHFDADAWPKAGIYPLIPWSNRIRNARFSFGDREATLRPHPACAPHALHGFGHAHRWQITQRSAISLTMGLRHDPSENKEAGWPWAFEARQTVTLDLVGLAIEIDIRNMSAEPMPVGFGSHPFFVARAGDVVEFSAEAEWAVDETGCATTRRELGAARQRIVAGSSETRHFSAWSGIATLRRQSGERVIVQASSPLNHLVAHAPSGADYVCVEPVSHVVDAFNLDAAGAPDTGAFALAPGESRAAVVRISLE is encoded by the coding sequence GTGACCGTCCTTGCGGCGCAGGCTGCGCGTCATTCAGCATCTCCAGAGCCGCTCCAGAAGGACGGGCTGCCGCTGCTCGCCGCCGGGAATCTCCGGGCGGTCGTGGCTGCTGACTCCGGCGGACGGATCGCGGAATTCTGGCGGGAGTCGCGCGACGGAAGGCGAGACGTCATCGTCCCGATGCCTCCAGGCCATTTTGACGCGGACGCATGGCCGAAGGCCGGCATTTATCCGCTCATCCCCTGGTCGAATCGAATCCGCAACGCCCGCTTTTCCTTTGGCGATCGTGAAGCGACGCTCCGGCCGCACCCCGCCTGCGCTCCCCATGCGCTTCATGGTTTCGGCCATGCGCATCGCTGGCAGATCACGCAGCGCTCCGCGATCAGTCTGACGATGGGTCTGCGGCATGATCCGAGCGAAAATAAAGAGGCCGGCTGGCCGTGGGCGTTCGAAGCCCGTCAGACCGTGACGCTCGATCTCGTCGGCCTCGCCATCGAAATCGACATTCGAAATATGTCCGCCGAGCCGATGCCCGTTGGCTTCGGCTCTCATCCCTTTTTTGTCGCGCGCGCCGGCGACGTCGTGGAATTTTCGGCTGAGGCCGAATGGGCGGTCGATGAGACGGGATGTGCGACAACACGGCGCGAACTTGGCGCCGCACGCCAGCGCATCGTCGCAGGCTCAAGCGAAACGCGCCATTTCAGCGCCTGGTCCGGCATCGCGACGCTGCGCCGACAGAGCGGCGAGCGGGTGATCGTGCAGGCCTCTTCGCCGCTCAACCATCTTGTCGCGCATGCGCCCTCGGGCGCAGACTATGTCTGCGTTGAGCCTGTCAGCCATGTCGTTGACGCCTTCAATCTCGACGCGGCAGGCGCGCCTGACACTGGCGCTTTCGCGCTGGCGCCTGGCGAAAGCCGCGCCGCTGTCGTGCGCATCTCGCTGGAGTGA